The DNA region GGGACACACGAGGTGCAAGTGCAAATCGCCGACGAAAAAGCGCGTCGCGCCGTGACGGAAATGCTCAGGTCACTGGTCGCTCACCGCTCCGCCGTGCCTTTTGAGCAAGGTCCAGGCAAATATCCCATCGCCTTCGGGACACCTGACCAACACCCGTTAGGGCAACTGGTGCGGTTGGGCGATAGTTTTCGCTCCGCCTATCGCATCAAAGATGGGCATATCCGACAGGTCATCCGTCACTTGGGCGACAAGAGGATGACCATCACCGTGTTGGAAGAGACGCCGACCGATGACGGCTGGCTGCCCCATCACTTCACCGTGGCGTGGTGGCGGGACGACGGAACATTGCTGCGCGTGGACGCGTTCAGCGACCGTTATGTGAAGGTCGGCAGTTTTTGGCTGCCAGCGCAGCGGCGCGTCGTCACCGCCGCGCAGGGGCAATTGTCTACGACCGTCCTCCAGTTGGAGCGGCATCGGCTGTTGGAAGCGCGCCGTTCGCAGCGGTAGCGCGGGGTGAGGCTAACTTTTGACGGGCAGTTTTCGTTACAACAAGCGGGCAGGCAAACACAAAACGAGCGTGGGTGGTCAGGGCACCCACGCTCACGGTCAGGAGGGTTGAAAGGGTTATGTCGTTTGATTGCCGCCGAAAGCATAGCGTTAGAGCACCTGCAGGTCAAGGGCACTGCTGGTGCGTTACAGCGCTCATGGCGGTGCTGCTGCTCCCTTCCATCGCGTTCGCTCACAAACGCAACTTCGTCTGGCAATATGGTGCGGCGACGGCGTTTCGGGGCGAACGCGAATATGAGCCTTGGCTCACTTGGCAACCCGAAGCGGACGAAGGTGAACACTTGGCGGAGTTTGAGTTCGGCGTCACTGAACGCTGGACGCTGTCACCCTACTTGATTTTCAGCAAGGAGCAAAGACGCGGTTGGCGCTTACACGGGTGGAAGTTAGCGAACCGCATCGCCTTTAACCGCTTCCGCAACGACCGTTGGCTGACGGGCACCTACTTGGAACTTGTCCGCGACGGTGGTGAATGGGAGTTTGAAGGCAAGTTACTGCTGTCGCGCTACGGCAACGGGCGCGTCGTCAATTTGGACCTAACGGCGGAACGCGAACTAGGTGGCGGACACGAATGGGAGTGGGTGCCGCATCTCGGCTACAGCCAGCGGCTCAACCGCAAGGTGTGGTTGGGTGCGGAAGCTTTCGCCAACTTGCATGACCACACCTATTGGGTCGGTCCGACCGTCGTGTTGGACGCTAACTACCGGTCACGCCTGCTGGTGGGCGTTGCCCTCGGTTTGAACAAACGCAGCGATACGCTGCTGCGGTTCATCGGCGGCTTTGAATTCTGATTCTGAGGGAAAGGAGGTCCACGAATGCGTCAGCGTGGGTTTACGCTGATTGAGTTGCTCGTGGTGATTGCCATCGTCGCCATCTTGGCGGCGATTCTGTTCCCCGTGTTCAGCCGCGCTCGCGAAAAGGCGCGACAAATTTCCTGCCTGAGCAATGTGCGGCAGCAGGGGATGGCGATGGCGATGTATGTCGCCGATTGGGAAGCCTACCCGATGTATTCGTCGGGACCGTTTGCGCCTGACCCCAGCGGCTACCCGATGTATTTTCGCTGGTATGACCAGATTTACGCCTACACCAAAAACGCCCAACTGTTCGTTTGCCCGACCGTGCCGCGCAAGTTTGCTTTCGGTCAAGCAGGGCGCAATATCGTCTACGGCTACAACTACCAGTATTTGGGCAACTCGCGGGCGAACTGTTGGAATGTGCCCGTGACGGAAAGCCAAATCCAAGCGCCTGCCAACACCATTGCCGTTGCCGACAGCCGTGGCACGGGAACACGGCAATGCGACAACGATGAACCCACCGACCCCGACTTCACCAACCTTGACTGTTTGCACAATCACGGTTACAGTATTGACCCGCCTGTTCTGCCACCTTGCCGTAGCGGTCCGGGACCGAACGCACCCAGCAGCGGTGGGCGCTGGAGCATCCCCCACGACCGCCACTTTGACGGTGCCAATTTCGCCTTTTGCGACGGGCATGCCAAATGGTTCCGCGTGGACACTGTCATGCAGGACAATCGGTGGTGGAACGGGCGCTATCCTGACCCGACGCCGTAAGTCAACCGATGGCACAAAGGGCGTCGTCGCAAGGGGTAAAAAGGCGGGGCGCAGTCCACTGTGCCCCGTCACATTTTTATGGGCGTCGGTGCGTGCTAAAGTTGCTGGCGGTCGCGCGTTGAGGAGCGTGACGGCGATGAGCGACATCTTGAGCGATAAAACGCTGGCGATCATCGGTGTGGGGGCAATGGGCAGCGCGCTCATGCGCGGGCTGTTGCAAAGCAAAGCGATGACGGCTGAGCAAATTGTCGCCGCTGATGTGGACGCAGGACGGTTGGAGCCCGCCGCCACATTGGGGGTGCAGGGGACAACGGACAACAAAGCGGCGGTGCGGCGAAGTGACATCGTGCTGCTCTGTGTTAAGCCGCAGGTGATAGGGGAAGTGTTGGCGGACATCGCACCTGTTATCGTCCCACAGCGCCACTGCATC from bacterium HR17 includes:
- the pulG_2 gene encoding Type II secretion system protein G is translated as MRQRGFTLIELLVVIAIVAILAAILFPVFSRAREKARQISCLSNVRQQGMAMAMYVADWEAYPMYSSGPFAPDPSGYPMYFRWYDQIYAYTKNAQLFVCPTVPRKFAFGQAGRNIVYGYNYQYLGNSRANCWNVPVTESQIQAPANTIAVADSRGTGTRQCDNDEPTDPDFTNLDCLHNHGYSIDPPVLPPCRSGPGPNAPSSGGRWSIPHDRHFDGANFAFCDGHAKWFRVDTVMQDNRWWNGRYPDPTP